A genome region from Desulfovibrio sp. TomC includes the following:
- the phnW gene encoding 2-aminoethylphosphonate--pyruvate transaminase, with translation MDQSCIPDNPYILLTPGPLSTSKTVKAAMLRDWCTWDADYNADVADLRARLAALASRQPGFTATLMQGSGTFCVESCLGSLIPDGGSLLVLANGAYGARMAKIARVLRIPVVEEDFGEVSPVDPARVAALLAAQPQLTHVAVVHCETTTGMLNPIREIGEAVKAAGKIFLIDAMSSFGGIPIDMAEVGADALISSANKCIQGVPGFGFVLTRRDVVEGCAGQARSLSLDLYDQWQAMEHGGGKWRFTSPTHVVRAFAQAMDELEAEGGVAARFARYSQNQQTLVAGMAALDFSALLPRAIQSPIITAFHSPTHPDYAFKPFYDRLKAQGFVIYPGKVTTADTFRIGNIGEVYPDDIERLLTAVKDARYWLV, from the coding sequence GTGGACCAGTCCTGCATTCCCGACAACCCGTATATCCTGCTCACCCCGGGGCCGCTTTCCACCTCCAAGACGGTCAAGGCGGCCATGCTGCGCGACTGGTGCACCTGGGATGCGGACTACAATGCCGATGTCGCCGACCTGCGCGCCCGTCTGGCCGCCCTGGCCAGCCGCCAGCCCGGCTTCACGGCCACGCTGATGCAGGGCAGCGGCACTTTTTGCGTGGAATCCTGCCTCGGCTCGCTCATTCCCGATGGCGGCAGCCTGCTGGTCCTGGCCAACGGGGCCTACGGGGCGCGCATGGCCAAAATCGCCCGGGTGCTGCGCATCCCGGTCGTGGAAGAGGATTTCGGCGAAGTGTCTCCGGTGGACCCGGCCCGGGTCGCGGCGCTCCTGGCCGCCCAGCCCCAGCTGACCCATGTGGCCGTGGTCCACTGCGAGACCACCACCGGCATGCTCAACCCTATCAGGGAGATCGGAGAGGCGGTCAAAGCCGCCGGCAAGATCTTTCTCATCGACGCCATGAGCAGCTTCGGCGGCATCCCCATCGACATGGCCGAGGTTGGGGCCGATGCGCTCATTTCCAGCGCCAACAAGTGCATCCAGGGCGTGCCTGGGTTTGGCTTTGTGCTGACCCGGCGCGACGTCGTCGAGGGCTGCGCCGGCCAGGCCCGGTCGCTGAGCCTTGACCTCTACGACCAGTGGCAGGCCATGGAGCACGGCGGCGGCAAATGGCGCTTCACCTCGCCCACCCACGTGGTGCGCGCCTTTGCCCAGGCCATGGACGAACTCGAAGCCGAAGGCGGCGTGGCCGCCCGCTTCGCCCGCTACAGCCAAAACCAGCAAACCCTGGTCGCCGGCATGGCCGCCCTGGACTTTTCCGCCCTGCTGCCCCGGGCCATCCAGTCGCCCATCATCACCGCCTTTCACAGTCCCACCCATCCCGACTACGCCTTCAAGCCGTTTTATGACCGCCTCAAGGCCCAGGGCTTCGTCATCTACCCCGGCAAGGTCACCACAGCCGACACCTTTCGCATCGGCAACATCGGCGAGGTCTATCCCGACGACATCGAACGGCTCCTTACGGCAGTCAAGGACGCCCGGTACTGGCTGGTCTAG
- a CDS encoding ATP-binding protein, whose protein sequence is MKIKTKLIVGSCVSLALLVLLALLARHDMDRVVDKLRFVEVQDDLNADFLEMRLAEKNLFLFGDKAALREIAAKIDESRNLLAKSSDRIVRGAGQANYLALRSHLDAYAAAVEKAGQTDVAGQDAEGAMRETGRAMREFSTTLVSREREQVGEIISLSRRTMTISLAAVVCTAVLAAPLLFLKILRSLAKVERLAGAIAEGKFESIAEPRSHDELDSVIRAVNSMSQRLSSREAEILQSKKLASLGTLTAGVAHEITNPVNNISMIAETYESLQDDLPASDRLEMMRQIQKECGRIHGIVTNLLDFSKPKAASMRPVAVNALVTDTLPLVRNMLHVSNIDLRLDLAEDASWVLADVSQMHQVLINLITNAIQSMPPGGRLRVATRAGAQTARIVIADNGKGIPSDALPHVFDPFFSTKGTEGTGLGLSVSYGIVKNHAGRLWVESMLGAGTTCFIELPSLPPTEVPHAITES, encoded by the coding sequence GTGAAGATCAAGACCAAACTGATCGTCGGCAGTTGCGTGAGCCTGGCGCTGCTCGTCCTTTTGGCGCTCCTGGCCCGGCACGATATGGACCGGGTGGTGGACAAGCTGCGTTTCGTGGAGGTGCAGGACGATCTCAATGCCGATTTTCTGGAAATGCGGCTGGCTGAAAAAAATCTCTTTCTGTTTGGCGACAAGGCTGCCTTGCGCGAGATCGCGGCCAAGATAGACGAGAGCCGGAATTTGCTGGCCAAATCCAGCGATCGCATAGTGCGCGGAGCCGGCCAGGCCAATTATCTGGCCCTGCGCAGTCATCTGGACGCCTACGCCGCTGCGGTGGAAAAGGCCGGCCAGACCGACGTGGCCGGACAGGACGCGGAAGGGGCCATGCGCGAGACCGGCCGGGCCATGCGGGAATTCTCAACAACCCTGGTGTCCCGGGAACGAGAGCAGGTGGGTGAAATTATCAGCCTTTCCCGGCGCACCATGACCATTTCCCTGGCCGCCGTGGTCTGCACGGCGGTGTTGGCCGCGCCGCTGTTGTTCTTAAAGATCCTGCGCTCCCTGGCCAAGGTGGAACGTCTGGCCGGGGCCATCGCCGAGGGCAAGTTCGAGAGCATTGCCGAACCCCGCAGCCACGACGAACTCGATTCGGTCATTCGGGCCGTCAATTCCATGTCGCAGCGCCTGAGTTCCCGCGAAGCCGAAATCCTGCAATCGAAAAAGCTCGCTTCGCTTGGCACCCTGACCGCTGGCGTGGCCCACGAGATCACCAATCCCGTCAACAACATCTCCATGATCGCCGAAACCTACGAATCCCTGCAGGATGATTTGCCCGCATCCGACCGTCTGGAGATGATGCGTCAGATACAGAAGGAATGCGGCCGCATTCACGGCATCGTGACCAATCTTCTGGATTTTTCCAAACCCAAGGCCGCCAGCATGCGCCCGGTTGCGGTCAACGCGCTGGTGACCGACACGTTGCCGCTGGTGCGCAACATGCTCCACGTCTCCAACATCGACCTTAGGCTCGACCTGGCCGAGGACGCCTCCTGGGTGTTGGCCGACGTGTCCCAGATGCATCAGGTGCTGATCAATCTTATCACCAACGCCATCCAGTCCATGCCCCCGGGCGGCCGCCTGCGCGTGGCCACCAGGGCCGGGGCGCAGACGGCGCGCATCGTCATCGCCGACAATGGCAAAGGCATCCCTTCCGACGCTTTGCCCCACGTTTTTGATCCCTTCTTCAGCACAAAGGGGACCGAAGGCACGGGACTGGGGCTTTCGGTCAGCTACGGCATCGTCAAAAACCATGCAGGCCGGCTGTGGGTGGAAAGCATGCTTGGCGCGGGCACCACCTGCTTCATTGAACTGCCGTCCCTGCCCCCAACGGAGGTTCCCCATGCAATCACAGAGAGCTAG
- a CDS encoding TetR/AcrR family transcriptional regulator produces MGAACAKRQPGRPRSDAVRSAVLEAANSLLTEVGFSGLTMEGIAARAGVGKATLYRWWPGKGAVAMEAFLAAVSPKIAFPQTDSAVADITTQMLRLAEAYRGTTGRVVCEFIALGQADPEILTAFLEGYMYPRRDAAKEVLRRGMATGEIRADVDPDLMADALYGPIFHRMLLRHRPLDDAFVQQLAALVFAGLTRS; encoded by the coding sequence ATGGGTGCTGCCTGCGCCAAACGCCAACCGGGCCGGCCCCGCAGCGATGCCGTGCGCAGCGCCGTGCTGGAAGCCGCCAACAGTCTGCTTACGGAAGTAGGCTTCTCCGGGCTGACCATGGAAGGCATCGCGGCCCGGGCTGGCGTTGGCAAGGCCACGCTCTATCGCTGGTGGCCGGGCAAGGGCGCGGTGGCCATGGAAGCCTTTTTGGCCGCTGTTTCACCGAAGATCGCCTTTCCGCAGACCGATTCGGCCGTGGCCGACATCACCACCCAGATGCTGCGGCTGGCCGAGGCCTACCGAGGCACGACCGGGCGGGTCGTGTGCGAATTCATTGCCCTGGGGCAGGCTGACCCGGAAATCCTCACCGCCTTCCTTGAGGGCTATATGTACCCCCGCCGCGACGCGGCCAAGGAAGTCCTGCGCCGGGGCATGGCCACCGGGGAGATCCGGGCGGATGTGGATCCGGACCTCATGGCGGACGCCCTCTACGGTCCCATCTTCCACCGCATGTTGCTGCGCCATCGCCCCCTGGACGATGCCTTCGTGCAACAGCTCGCCGCCCTGGTTTTTGCCGGACTCACCCGGAGCTAA
- a CDS encoding MFS transporter, with amino-acid sequence MPSAAATTTRNAVVRQPGAGTVGLLATAAGLSVASIYYNQPMLGILAQEFQVDAAAISWIAVLTQVGYALGLVALAPLGDRFERRGLIGLTFAALSLSLTMAALAPSLGVLLVASLFVGILATVAQQVVPMAAQLAPEARRGSVVGVVMAGLLAGILLSRTISGLVAAYGSWRDMFGLAAVASLFMSAVLVLRLPRVEPATAISYPQILLSLGRLFGRYATLRRAGLVQGLLFGGFVAFWANLALFLEKPPFSQGSAVAGLLGLVGVAGVVCAPLAGRLADRGSKGRLVAWGAGGVLAGFAVLGLFPSSWTALILGILLMDIGLQSALVANQARIYGLDASARSRINTVFMTTMFLGGAVGTAASAQAFAVFGWAGVCVMGGGLAAAALAMELFGRQARAA; translated from the coding sequence ATGCCAAGCGCAGCCGCAACAACCACACGAAACGCCGTTGTTCGACAGCCGGGCGCGGGGACCGTGGGCCTTTTGGCCACAGCCGCCGGCCTTTCCGTGGCAAGCATTTATTATAACCAGCCGATGCTCGGGATTCTGGCCCAGGAATTTCAGGTCGACGCGGCCGCTATTTCCTGGATCGCGGTGCTGACGCAAGTCGGTTACGCCCTGGGCCTGGTGGCGCTGGCCCCGCTTGGCGACCGTTTTGAGCGGCGAGGCCTGATCGGCCTGACCTTTGCGGCCTTGTCGCTTTCCCTGACCATGGCGGCGTTGGCCCCAAGCCTTGGGGTGCTGCTGGTCGCCAGCCTGTTCGTGGGGATATTGGCCACCGTGGCCCAGCAGGTGGTGCCCATGGCCGCCCAGCTGGCTCCCGAGGCGCGGCGGGGGAGTGTGGTCGGCGTGGTCATGGCCGGATTGCTGGCCGGCATTCTGCTGTCGCGCACCATAAGCGGGCTGGTCGCCGCCTATGGCTCGTGGCGGGACATGTTCGGTCTTGCCGCCGTGGCGTCGCTTTTCATGAGCGCCGTTTTGGTCCTGCGCCTGCCCCGGGTGGAACCGGCGACGGCGATTTCCTATCCGCAGATCCTGCTGTCGCTTGGCCGCCTGTTTGGCCGGTATGCAACACTGCGCCGGGCCGGGCTGGTCCAGGGGCTGCTTTTTGGCGGCTTTGTGGCTTTTTGGGCCAACTTGGCCTTGTTCCTGGAAAAGCCGCCCTTTTCCCAGGGCAGCGCCGTGGCCGGACTGCTTGGCCTGGTTGGCGTGGCCGGGGTGGTCTGCGCACCCTTGGCCGGCCGATTGGCCGATCGGGGGTCCAAGGGCCGGCTGGTGGCCTGGGGGGCGGGGGGCGTCCTGGCCGGGTTTGCGGTGCTCGGGCTGTTCCCGTCCTCCTGGACTGCACTGATTCTGGGCATTCTCCTGATGGATATCGGGCTGCAATCCGCCCTGGTGGCCAATCAGGCCCGGATCTACGGCCTGGACGCCTCGGCCCGCAGCCGGATCAACACTGTCTTTATGACCACGATGTTCCTGGGCGGGGCGGTTGGGACGGCTGCCAGCGCCCAGGCCTTTGCCGTGTTCGGCTGGGCTGGCGTGTGCGTCATGGGCGGGGGCTTGGCGGCGGCGGCGCTGGCCATGGAACTGTTTGGCCGGCAGGCCAGGGCCGCGTAA
- the phnX gene encoding phosphonoacetaldehyde hydrolase, whose translation MESTPLSTVKAVILDWAGTVVDHGCIGPVAVFIEVFARQGVAVTAEQARKPMGLMKKDHVRAMTRDPGVAAAWRAVHGRDPDEGDVEAMYRLTEPLMVDCIAAHADPIVGALPAVAAFRAMGLKVGSTTGYTRPMMEVMTREAAAKGYVPDAMVCSSDVPAGRPSPFMCYKAALDLAVFPFWAMVKIGDTVADVAEGKSAGMWTIALTLRGNEMGLTEAELAALPEAEKARRLAVVEARLGDAGADYLAPDLAACPAILTAIDARLARGERPGSGR comes from the coding sequence ATGGAATCGACTCCGCTCTCTACCGTCAAGGCCGTCATCCTCGACTGGGCCGGCACCGTGGTGGACCACGGCTGCATCGGCCCGGTGGCGGTTTTTATCGAAGTATTTGCCCGCCAGGGCGTCGCGGTTACGGCCGAACAGGCCCGAAAGCCCATGGGGCTTATGAAAAAGGACCACGTCCGGGCCATGACCCGGGACCCCGGGGTGGCCGCGGCCTGGCGCGCCGTCCACGGCCGCGATCCCGACGAGGGCGACGTGGAGGCCATGTACCGGCTGACCGAACCGCTCATGGTCGACTGCATCGCCGCCCACGCCGACCCCATTGTCGGGGCGCTCCCCGCCGTGGCCGCCTTCCGGGCCATGGGCCTCAAGGTCGGCTCGACCACCGGCTACACCCGCCCCATGATGGAGGTCATGACCCGGGAGGCCGCCGCCAAAGGCTATGTCCCGGACGCCATGGTCTGTTCCTCGGACGTCCCCGCCGGCCGTCCCTCGCCCTTCATGTGCTACAAGGCCGCCCTTGATCTGGCCGTTTTTCCCTTCTGGGCCATGGTCAAGATCGGCGACACCGTGGCCGATGTGGCCGAGGGGAAAAGCGCCGGCATGTGGACCATCGCCCTGACCCTTCGGGGCAACGAGATGGGCCTGACCGAGGCGGAACTGGCGGCCCTGCCCGAGGCCGAAAAAGCCCGCCGTCTGGCGGTTGTCGAGGCCCGACTGGGAGACGCCGGCGCGGACTATCTGGCCCCGGATCTGGCGGCCTGCCCGGCCATCCTGACCGCCATCGACGCCCGGCTGGCCCGGGGGGAACGCCCGGGGAGCGGCCGCTAG
- a CDS encoding DUF202 domain-containing protein: MRPEASAPFVYDETCLVPAALLARLTADDFARARWFPVALEGGKTVTAAADDPHDPQLLAAVGQVFPEYVVRLIPASPDCLRRLAADFAPSVTGAPVGVVRTNLAAWRNTMALWRTRLACWRTDMATGRTWLNVMRFGLGLTALGNTLLRSAPTPPARLADAACLGLGLALATVAARAYLRLRLSRRRLPGIQTLVEVSAATLQFLEEYHFIDEPGRRRPVSRETMLARLGDLLENHSTILEIASGAPERIHLARERNVLAAQRTVCACYRTIAARARTGLSFIRTGVALLGLGLGLLRYFGGGFASLPDWLLVVVGAAMIVDGLLWYWPVRKEPVRTPRCMDPVGERT; the protein is encoded by the coding sequence ATGCGGCCTGAGGCGAGCGCCCCGTTCGTTTATGATGAGACTTGCCTGGTTCCCGCCGCACTGCTGGCGCGGCTGACTGCCGACGACTTTGCCCGGGCGCGCTGGTTTCCGGTGGCCCTGGAAGGCGGGAAGACCGTGACGGCGGCAGCGGACGATCCGCATGATCCGCAGCTGTTGGCGGCGGTCGGGCAGGTTTTTCCGGAATACGTGGTCCGTCTGATCCCGGCCTCGCCCGACTGCCTGCGCCGTCTGGCCGCCGATTTCGCGCCGTCGGTCACTGGCGCGCCGGTGGGCGTTGTCCGCACCAATCTGGCCGCCTGGCGCAATACCATGGCCCTTTGGCGCACCCGGCTGGCCTGCTGGCGGACGGACATGGCCACGGGCCGCACCTGGCTTAACGTCATGCGTTTCGGCCTTGGGCTGACGGCGCTTGGCAATACGCTGTTGCGCTCGGCCCCAACCCCCCCCGCCCGTCTGGCCGACGCCGCCTGTCTCGGCCTGGGGCTGGCTCTGGCGACCGTGGCCGCCCGGGCCTATCTGCGCCTTCGCCTGTCCCGTCGCCGCCTGCCGGGCATCCAGACGTTGGTCGAGGTCTCGGCCGCAACGCTCCAGTTCCTGGAGGAGTATCATTTCATTGACGAACCGGGGCGGCGGCGCCCGGTTTCACGAGAAACGATGCTGGCCCGTCTGGGCGACCTGCTCGAAAACCACTCCACCATATTGGAAATCGCCTCGGGCGCGCCGGAACGCATCCATCTGGCCCGGGAACGCAATGTCCTGGCTGCCCAGCGCACGGTCTGCGCCTGCTACCGCACCATTGCCGCCAGAGCCCGCACCGGTCTGTCCTTCATCCGCACCGGCGTGGCCCTTCTCGGACTGGGTCTTGGGCTGCTGCGCTATTTCGGCGGCGGCTTCGCGTCCCTGCCCGACTGGCTGTTGGTCGTGGTCGGAGCGGCCATGATCGTTGACGGCTTGCTGTGGTATTGGCCGGTGCGCAAGGAACCGGTGCGCACGCCCCGGTGCATGGACCCTGTGGGAGAGCGGACGTGA
- a CDS encoding response regulator, whose product MQSQRARVMVIDDEKVVGDMLRIHLTKRGYQVETFLSAASALLRLEQEPFDLIVTDFKMKGMDGMELLKTVKERYPDIQVIMITAFAHLDTAIEAFRGQVHDFFPKPFKIKDLLESIERALGQGNQPRTEVGQ is encoded by the coding sequence ATGCAATCACAGAGAGCTAGAGTCATGGTCATCGACGACGAAAAAGTGGTTGGCGACATGTTGCGCATCCACTTGACCAAGCGCGGCTATCAGGTGGAGACGTTTCTCTCCGCCGCGTCGGCCTTGCTGCGACTGGAGCAGGAGCCTTTCGACCTGATCGTCACCGATTTCAAGATGAAAGGCATGGACGGCATGGAATTGCTCAAGACCGTCAAGGAGCGCTATCCGGACATCCAGGTCATCATGATCACGGCCTTCGCCCATCTCGACACGGCCATTGAGGCGTTCCGGGGCCAAGTCCACGATTTTTTCCCCAAGCCATTTAAAATCAAAGATCTTCTGGAATCGATCGAACGGGCCTTGGGCCAAGGGAACCAGCCCCGGACCGAGGTCGGCCAGTAA
- the pbfA gene encoding (R)-1-hydroxy-2-aminoethylphosphonate ammonia-lyase encodes MAPNPPAPPPGEGDANTSPRRAAFRAGRSPAARELLARDEAVFLRQSLSTPCLDALSGCAGSTLTTVDGRELLDFHGNSLHQTGHAHPEVVAAIKAQLDAMAFCPRRFTNEPAVRLAEELSSLAPGKCRKALFAPAGTLAVGMALKLARLATGRFKTVSMWDAFHGASLDACSVGGEALFRSRIGPLLPGTEHVPPPDPYRCILNPHGCAGCDLTCARYLDYVLEKEGDVGAVVTEPLRATTVNIPPPGYWPAVRAACDRHGALLIFDETATCLGRTGKMFACEHFGAAPDMVVCGKGLGGGVMPLAAVMADPALDVGAELALGHYTHEKNPTACAAGLAALAIVRRDDLPGRAARLGAKALARLNGMASRFTLIGDVRGLGLSLAVELVRNRATREKAPDAADAVLYHCLEAGLSLKTSHGNILTLTPPLTIAETDLDRAFDILEHALALVCPPKE; translated from the coding sequence ATGGCCCCCAATCCGCCGGCCCCGCCCCCGGGCGAGGGCGACGCCAATACCTCGCCGCGCCGGGCGGCCTTCCGGGCCGGGCGATCGCCGGCCGCCAGGGAACTGCTTGCGCGCGACGAGGCCGTGTTTTTGCGCCAGTCCCTGTCCACGCCCTGCCTGGACGCGCTCTCCGGCTGCGCCGGCTCGACCCTGACCACCGTGGACGGCCGGGAGCTGCTTGATTTCCACGGCAACTCCCTGCACCAGACCGGGCATGCCCACCCCGAGGTCGTGGCCGCCATCAAGGCCCAGCTCGACGCCATGGCCTTTTGTCCCCGCCGGTTCACCAACGAACCGGCGGTGCGGCTGGCTGAAGAACTTTCCTCCCTGGCCCCGGGAAAATGCCGCAAGGCGCTCTTTGCCCCGGCCGGGACCCTGGCTGTGGGCATGGCGCTCAAGCTCGCCCGGCTGGCCACCGGGCGCTTCAAGACCGTGTCCATGTGGGACGCCTTTCACGGGGCGTCGCTGGACGCCTGTTCGGTGGGGGGCGAGGCGCTTTTTCGCAGCCGCATCGGACCGCTGTTGCCCGGGACCGAGCACGTGCCGCCGCCAGACCCCTACCGCTGCATCCTCAACCCGCACGGCTGCGCCGGCTGCGATCTGACCTGCGCCCGCTATCTCGACTATGTGCTGGAAAAGGAAGGCGACGTCGGCGCGGTCGTCACCGAACCGCTGCGGGCCACCACGGTCAACATCCCGCCGCCGGGCTATTGGCCGGCCGTGCGCGCGGCCTGCGACCGGCACGGGGCGCTGTTGATTTTTGACGAGACCGCCACCTGCCTGGGCCGCACCGGCAAGATGTTTGCCTGCGAGCATTTCGGGGCCGCCCCGGACATGGTGGTGTGCGGCAAGGGCCTTGGCGGCGGCGTCATGCCCCTGGCCGCCGTCATGGCCGACCCGGCCCTGGACGTCGGGGCGGAGCTGGCCCTTGGCCACTACACCCACGAAAAAAACCCCACGGCCTGCGCCGCCGGGCTGGCCGCCCTGGCCATTGTGCGCCGCGACGACCTGCCCGGCCGGGCCGCCCGGCTGGGAGCAAAAGCCCTGGCCCGCCTGAACGGGATGGCGTCCCGCTTTACCCTGATCGGCGACGTCCGGGGCCTTGGCCTGTCCCTGGCCGTGGAACTGGTGCGCAACCGCGCCACCCGGGAAAAGGCCCCTGACGCGGCCGACGCCGTGCTCTACCACTGCCTGGAGGCCGGCCTGTCGCTCAAGACCTCCCACGGCAACATCCTGACCCTGACCCCGCCGCTGACCATTGCCGAAACCGACCTGGACCGGGCTTTTGACATCCTGGAACACGCCCTGGCCCTGGTTTGCCCGCCAAAGGAGTAA
- a CDS encoding ABC transporter permease: MRRLVNVYRLGTKEFYSLWHDKVLLVVIFWVFTGGIYVIGTATSQELHHAPIAVVDEDASALSVRIIQAFYGPYFQPARVIPLAAVDGELDAGRSIFVLDIPPDFERDVLAGKQPDIQVNIDATCMSQAFIGAVYIENIIAGEVAAFVAWGQERQKAPITLTTRVKFNPNLTSSWFGSVMEIINNITLLSILLVGTALVREREHGTLEHLLVMPLSATEILLAKIWPTSLVILVSVTVSLYGVVRGALGVPLAGSIPLFLCGTLLQFFATACIGIFLGTISRNMPQFGLLMILVILPLQMLSGSISPRESMPVAVQDIMLAAPTTHFVNLAQAILYRGADFEQVWPRFVAIAGIGVVFFGLALALFRRSLSQSR; the protein is encoded by the coding sequence ATGCGCCGTCTGGTCAATGTCTACCGGCTGGGGACCAAGGAGTTTTACAGCCTGTGGCACGACAAGGTGTTGCTGGTCGTCATCTTCTGGGTCTTTACCGGCGGCATCTATGTGATAGGCACGGCCACATCCCAGGAATTGCACCATGCGCCCATCGCCGTGGTGGACGAGGATGCCTCGGCCCTGTCGGTGCGCATCATCCAGGCCTTTTACGGTCCCTATTTCCAGCCGGCCCGGGTTATCCCCCTGGCGGCGGTGGACGGCGAGCTGGATGCCGGGCGCTCCATCTTTGTCCTTGACATCCCGCCGGATTTCGAGCGGGACGTGCTGGCCGGCAAACAGCCCGACATCCAGGTCAATATTGACGCCACCTGCATGTCCCAGGCCTTTATCGGCGCAGTCTATATCGAGAACATCATTGCCGGCGAAGTGGCGGCCTTTGTCGCCTGGGGCCAGGAAAGGCAAAAAGCGCCCATCACCCTGACCACCCGCGTCAAGTTCAATCCCAACCTGACCAGCTCGTGGTTTGGCAGCGTCATGGAAATCATCAACAACATCACCCTGCTCTCCATTTTGCTCGTGGGCACGGCCCTGGTGCGCGAACGTGAGCACGGCACCCTGGAACATCTGCTGGTCATGCCGCTTTCGGCCACGGAGATTTTGCTGGCCAAGATCTGGCCCACAAGCCTCGTCATCCTGGTCTCGGTCACGGTCTCCCTGTACGGCGTTGTCCGGGGAGCCCTTGGCGTGCCGCTGGCCGGGTCCATTCCCTTGTTTCTTTGCGGAACATTGCTGCAGTTTTTCGCCACCGCCTGCATCGGTATTTTCCTGGGCACGATTTCGCGCAACATGCCGCAATTCGGGCTGCTCATGATCCTGGTCATTTTGCCGCTGCAAATGCTCTCCGGCAGCATCAGCCCGCGCGAGAGCATGCCTGTGGCCGTCCAGGACATCATGCTGGCCGCGCCGACCACCCATTTCGTCAATCTGGCCCAGGCGATTTTGTACCGCGGGGCGGATTTCGAGCAGGTCTGGCCGCGCTTTGTGGCCATTGCCGGCATCGGCGTGGTGTTTTTCGGGCTGGCCCTGGCGCTGTTTCGTCGCAGCCTGTCCCAGTCCCGGTAA
- a CDS encoding AraC family transcriptional regulator, producing the protein MSHFLTPEHADKIHNLQQHPVVEGCVRLGPLIGVPLVLREFGRDPAAVLHSVGLETDLFDDCENVISFTAMGRLLASCTAQTRCPHFGLLVGQRAGPECMGLVGQLLGCSPDVGTALRSLILHLHVHDRGAVPMLSVGPETAVMGYLIYQPDVEATDQIYDGVVAILHNTLRALCGPGFAPVAVLFARRSPADVEPYRRFFQAPLRFDQEQPGVAFPAKWLDHKLPGADPQQIKLVTDRIAALDRLEQRDLVGRLRGALPPLLMTRGASLERTAELFSLHPRTLNRRLAEAGCTFQGLVEEVRSVLACQLLGNTAMSVSQIAAALQYAETSAFTRAFRRWTGLSPTAWQAQFRQPPGV; encoded by the coding sequence ATGAGCCACTTTCTCACGCCAGAACATGCTGACAAGATACACAATCTCCAGCAACATCCGGTTGTGGAAGGCTGTGTCAGACTCGGTCCGTTGATTGGCGTGCCTTTGGTATTGCGGGAGTTTGGCCGCGACCCGGCAGCAGTGCTTCACAGCGTCGGCCTTGAGACGGACCTGTTCGACGATTGCGAAAACGTCATTTCGTTCACCGCCATGGGACGCCTGCTGGCCTCATGCACGGCGCAAACGCGCTGCCCCCACTTCGGACTGCTCGTCGGGCAACGAGCCGGCCCGGAGTGTATGGGACTGGTCGGGCAATTGCTTGGCTGTTCTCCGGATGTCGGCACGGCGCTTCGCAGCCTCATTTTACATTTGCATGTCCATGACCGCGGCGCGGTTCCCATGCTGTCCGTCGGCCCGGAGACGGCGGTGATGGGATATCTGATCTACCAGCCGGACGTGGAAGCCACGGACCAGATCTACGACGGCGTCGTCGCCATTTTGCACAATACCCTGCGGGCGCTGTGCGGCCCTGGCTTTGCCCCGGTCGCTGTCCTCTTCGCCCGTCGCTCCCCGGCCGACGTCGAACCGTACCGCCGCTTCTTCCAAGCGCCGCTTCGCTTTGACCAGGAACAACCGGGGGTGGCGTTTCCCGCCAAGTGGCTTGACCACAAGCTGCCAGGAGCTGATCCGCAGCAAATAAAGCTTGTTACAGACCGGATCGCCGCCCTGGACCGCCTGGAACAGCGCGATCTGGTTGGCCGGCTGCGCGGCGCCCTGCCCCCGTTGCTCATGACCCGGGGCGCGTCCCTGGAACGGACGGCGGAACTGTTTTCCCTGCACCCGCGCACGCTCAACCGCCGGCTGGCCGAGGCCGGGTGTACGTTCCAGGGGCTGGTGGAGGAGGTGCGCTCGGTGCTGGCCTGCCAGCTCCTGGGCAATACGGCCATGTCCGTCAGCCAGATCGCAGCCGCGCTCCAGTACGCCGAAACCAGCGCCTTCACCCGGGCCTTTCGCCGCTGGACCGGCCTTTCCCCCACAGCCTGGCAGGCGCAGTTCAGGCAGCCCCCGGGGGTGTGA